From a region of the Streptomyces sp. NBC_00193 genome:
- the pyrF gene encoding orotidine-5'-phosphate decarboxylase encodes MTPFGTRLREAMDTRGPLCVGIDPHAALLASWGLNDDIAGLEKFSRTVVEALADSVAVFKPQAAFFERFGSRGIAVLEQTVADARAAGALVVMDAKRGDIGSTMAAYAETFLSPSSPLFSDALTVSPYLGYGSLKPAVDLARESGAGLFVLALTSNPEGAEVQRAVRSDGRSIGATMLAHLAAENAGASPMGSFGAVVGATLGDLSSFDLDINGPLLAPGIGAQGATAADLPAVFGAAVRNVVPNVSRGVLKHGPDAAALRASAHTFAEEIRTAVAA; translated from the coding sequence GTGACCCCCTTCGGTACCCGCCTGCGCGAGGCGATGGACACCCGCGGGCCGCTCTGCGTGGGCATCGATCCGCACGCCGCCCTGCTGGCCTCCTGGGGCCTGAACGACGACATCGCGGGCCTGGAGAAGTTCTCCCGCACGGTGGTCGAAGCGCTCGCCGACTCGGTCGCGGTCTTCAAGCCGCAGGCGGCGTTCTTCGAGCGGTTCGGCTCCCGCGGGATCGCGGTACTGGAGCAGACGGTGGCCGACGCCCGTGCGGCGGGCGCGCTGGTCGTCATGGACGCGAAGCGGGGTGACATCGGCTCGACGATGGCCGCGTACGCGGAGACCTTCCTCTCGCCCTCCTCCCCGCTGTTCTCCGACGCGCTGACGGTCTCCCCGTACCTCGGCTACGGCTCCCTGAAGCCGGCCGTCGATCTGGCGCGGGAGTCGGGGGCCGGGCTGTTCGTCCTGGCGCTGACCTCCAACCCGGAGGGTGCGGAGGTCCAGCGGGCGGTGCGGTCGGACGGCCGCTCGATCGGCGCGACGATGCTGGCGCACCTGGCGGCGGAGAACGCGGGGGCCTCCCCGATGGGCTCCTTCGGAGCCGTGGTCGGGGCGACGCTCGGGGACCTGTCCTCCTTCGACCTGGACATCAACGGGCCGCTGCTGGCCCCTGGCATCGGTGCGCAGGGCGCTACCGCGGCGGATCTGCCGGCGGTGTTCGGCGCGGCCGTCCGCAATGTCGTCCCGAACGTGTCGCGGGGCGTTCTGAAGCACGGCCCCGATGCGGCCGCGCTTCGCGCCTCGGCGCACACCTTCGCGGAGGAGATCCGCACCGCGGTCGCGGCGTAG
- a CDS encoding dihydroorotate dehydrogenase electron transfer subunit: protein MPPVQTVATIRRITPVGAYHHLVLDAPGVTGVRPGHFGALAIGGRDTSTLLRRAFSIHRADPGTGTVEFVFAEAGRGTRALAAHRPGDTVDLIAPLGTPFPLPDGPVGAVLVAGGYGSAPMFALAEEILGRGGRVAFVLGAATEDRLFGVERAHALAEHVYVVTDDGSAGRRGRVTDVLPEAITVTGATEVHSCGPMGMLKAVTEIATAAGAASHTAVEEAMACGIGICMSCVLPVTGPDGVTRFLRSCTSGPVFDGTSVRWDDAGTLPADLEGAAAMTPKASHR, encoded by the coding sequence GTGCCCCCAGTACAGACCGTCGCCACCATCCGGCGGATCACGCCCGTCGGGGCCTACCACCACCTCGTCCTCGACGCCCCCGGCGTCACCGGGGTGCGCCCCGGACATTTCGGCGCCCTCGCCATCGGCGGCCGGGACACGAGCACACTGCTCCGCCGCGCGTTCTCCATCCACCGCGCCGACCCCGGCACCGGCACCGTCGAGTTCGTCTTCGCCGAGGCCGGCCGCGGAACCAGGGCGCTGGCCGCGCACCGCCCTGGCGACACCGTGGACCTCATCGCCCCCCTCGGCACCCCCTTCCCGCTCCCCGACGGCCCGGTCGGGGCGGTCCTCGTCGCCGGCGGCTACGGCAGTGCGCCGATGTTCGCCCTCGCCGAGGAGATCCTCGGGCGCGGCGGCCGGGTCGCCTTCGTGCTCGGTGCGGCCACCGAGGACCGGCTGTTCGGAGTCGAGCGGGCCCACGCCCTCGCCGAGCACGTGTACGTGGTGACCGACGACGGTTCCGCCGGACGGCGGGGCCGGGTGACCGACGTGCTCCCCGAGGCCATCACGGTGACCGGCGCCACCGAGGTCCACTCCTGCGGTCCGATGGGCATGCTCAAGGCCGTCACGGAGATCGCCACCGCCGCCGGAGCCGCCAGCCACACCGCGGTCGAGGAGGCCATGGCCTGCGGGATCGGGATCTGCATGAGCTGCGTCCTGCCCGTCACCGGCCCCGACGGCGTCACCCGTTTCCTTCGCTCCTGCACATCCGGCCCCGTTTTCGACGGCACCAGCGTCCGCTGGGACGACGCCGGAACCCTGCCCGCGGACCTCGAAGGCGCGGCCGCGATGACCCCGAAGGCGAGCCACCGGTGA
- a CDS encoding dihydroorotate dehydrogenase translates to MSAPLGARVTLPNPVSTASGCAGYGRELHRFTPLHELGTITTKTVMPYVRSGRATPRMAETPSGMLNSIGLQGSGIDHFVEHELPWLAERGARVLVSVAGERTEEFAEAAARLTGQPGVVGIEANISCPNVANRGLVFACDADASFEVVKAVKAAADPALPVYAKLTPDVTRITDIAAACTDAGADGLSMINTVLGMAIDTDTMRPALAGVTGGLSGPAIRPVAVRCVFQVYGAMLTGAVRRVPILGMGGIASGRDALEFVLAGASGVAVGTALFNDPSAPLRIRDDLRAALAVRGIGAFEDAVGLAHRTL, encoded by the coding sequence ATGTCGGCGCCCCTCGGTGCCCGCGTCACCCTCCCCAATCCCGTCTCCACCGCCTCCGGCTGCGCCGGATACGGCCGCGAGCTGCACCGGTTCACGCCCCTGCACGAGCTCGGCACCATCACCACCAAGACCGTGATGCCCTACGTCCGCTCCGGCAGGGCCACTCCGCGGATGGCCGAGACCCCCAGCGGGATGCTGAACTCCATCGGGCTCCAGGGCTCCGGGATCGACCACTTCGTCGAGCACGAGCTGCCCTGGCTGGCCGAGCGCGGGGCGCGGGTGCTCGTATCGGTCGCGGGGGAGCGGACGGAGGAGTTCGCCGAGGCGGCGGCCCGGCTGACCGGGCAGCCCGGGGTGGTCGGCATCGAGGCCAACATCTCCTGCCCCAACGTCGCGAACCGCGGTCTCGTCTTCGCCTGCGACGCCGACGCCTCCTTCGAGGTGGTCAAGGCGGTCAAGGCGGCGGCCGACCCCGCACTGCCCGTCTACGCCAAGCTGACCCCCGACGTGACGCGGATCACCGACATCGCGGCCGCGTGCACGGACGCGGGCGCCGACGGCCTCTCGATGATCAACACCGTCCTCGGGATGGCCATCGACACCGACACCATGCGCCCGGCCCTCGCCGGGGTCACCGGAGGCCTCTCCGGCCCGGCGATCCGGCCCGTCGCCGTCCGCTGCGTCTTCCAGGTGTACGGGGCCATGCTGACCGGCGCCGTGCGGCGGGTCCCCATCCTCGGGATGGGCGGGATCGCCTCCGGCCGGGACGCGCTCGAATTCGTCCTCGCCGGAGCTTCGGGCGTGGCGGTCGGGACCGCCCTGTTCAACGATCCGTCCGCGCCCCTGAGGATCCGCGACGACCTGCGCGCGGCACTCGCCGTACGCGGGATCGGGGCGTTCGAGGACGCCGTCGGGCTGGCTCATCGCACTCTTTGA
- the mihF gene encoding integration host factor, actinobacterial type, which yields MALPPLTPEQRAAALEKAAAARRERAEVKNRLKHSGASLHDVIKMGQENDVIGKMKVSALLESLPGVGKVRAKQLMERLGISESRRVRGLGSNQIASLEREFGGNAA from the coding sequence GTGGCTCTTCCGCCCCTTACCCCTGAACAGCGCGCAGCAGCGCTCGAAAAGGCCGCCGCGGCTCGCCGGGAGCGGGCCGAGGTGAAGAATCGACTCAAGCACTCCGGCGCCTCCCTCCATGACGTCATCAAGATGGGTCAGGAGAACGACGTCATCGGCAAGATGAAGGTTTCCGCTCTTCTGGAGTCCCTGCCCGGCGTCGGCAAGGTGCGCGCCAAGCAGCTCATGGAGCGCCTCGGCATCTCCGAGTCCCGGCGTGTCCGAGGTCTCGGTTCCAACCAGATCGCCTCTCTGGAGCGCGAGTTCGGCGGTAACGCCGCCTAA
- the gmk gene encoding guanylate kinase, whose protein sequence is MAAEVRPRLTVLSGPSGVGKSTVVAHMRKVHPEVWLSVSATTRKPRPGERHGVHYFFVNDDEFDKLIANGELLEWAEFAGNRYGTPRGAVLERLENGEPVLLEIDLQGARLVRESMSEAQLVFLAPPSWDELVRRLTGRGTETAEVVERRLGAAKIELAAESEFDTTLVNTSVEDVARELLALMNVV, encoded by the coding sequence ATGGCAGCAGAGGTTCGTCCGCGGCTGACCGTGCTCTCCGGCCCTTCGGGGGTCGGCAAGAGCACGGTCGTCGCGCATATGCGCAAGGTTCACCCCGAGGTCTGGCTCTCGGTGTCGGCCACCACCCGCAAGCCGCGGCCCGGTGAGCGACACGGAGTCCACTACTTCTTCGTCAACGACGACGAGTTCGACAAGCTGATCGCCAATGGCGAGCTGCTGGAGTGGGCCGAGTTCGCGGGCAACCGCTACGGCACACCGCGCGGCGCAGTGCTGGAACGCCTGGAGAACGGCGAGCCGGTCCTGCTGGAGATCGATCTCCAGGGCGCACGGCTCGTACGCGAGTCCATGTCCGAGGCCCAGCTGGTCTTCCTGGCTCCTCCGAGCTGGGACGAACTGGTCCGCCGGCTCACCGGCCGGGGCACCGAAACGGCGGAGGTAGTCGAGCGCAGGCTCGGCGCCGCCAAGATCGAACTGGCTGCCGAATCCGAGTTCGACACCACCCTGGTCAACACCTCGGTCGAGGACGTCGCGCGCGAGCTGCTAGCCTTGATGAATGTCGTCTGA
- the rpoZ gene encoding DNA-directed RNA polymerase subunit omega produces MSSSITAPEGIINPPIDELLEATDSKYSLVIYAAKRARQINAYYSQLGEGLLEYVGPLVDTHVHEKPLSIALREINAGLLTSEAIEAPAQ; encoded by the coding sequence GTGTCCTCTTCCATTACTGCGCCCGAGGGCATCATCAACCCGCCGATCGACGAGCTGCTCGAGGCCACGGACTCGAAGTACAGCCTCGTGATCTACGCGGCCAAGCGCGCGCGTCAGATCAACGCGTACTACTCGCAGCTCGGTGAGGGCCTGCTCGAGTACGTCGGCCCGCTGGTGGACACCCACGTCCACGAGAAGCCGCTTTCGATCGCGCTGCGCGAGATCAACGCGGGTCTGCTGACCTCCGAGGCCATCGAGGCCCCGGCTCAGTAA
- the coaBC gene encoding bifunctional phosphopantothenoylcysteine decarboxylase/phosphopantothenate--cysteine ligase CoaBC, with product MGKPKVVLGVSGGIAAYKACELLRRLTESGHDVRVVPTAASLNFVGEATWAALSGNPASTEVWESVHEVPHVRIGQSADLVVVAPATADMLAKAAHGLADDLLTNTLLTARCPVVFAPAMHTEMWEHPATQENVATLRRRGAVVIEPAVGRLTGKDTGKGRLPDPEEIFEVCTRVLARGVAEPDLVGRHVVISAGGTREPLDPVRFLGNRSSGKQGYALARTAVARGARVTLVSANTALADPAGVDLVRVGTALQLREAVLKAAADADAVVMAAAVADFRPAEYAGGKIKKKDGQEPAPVTLVRNPDILAEISADRAREGQVVVGFAAETDDVLANGRSKLLRKGCDLLVVNEVGEAKTFGSEENEAVILSSDGSELAVPYGPKESLADVIWDQVAPRLAARRA from the coding sequence GTGGGTAAGCCGAAGGTCGTGCTCGGAGTCAGCGGCGGGATCGCCGCTTACAAGGCGTGCGAGCTGCTGCGCCGGCTGACCGAGTCCGGGCACGACGTGCGCGTGGTGCCGACGGCGGCGTCGCTGAACTTCGTCGGGGAGGCCACCTGGGCCGCCCTCTCGGGGAACCCGGCCTCCACCGAGGTCTGGGAGAGCGTCCACGAGGTGCCGCACGTGCGCATCGGGCAGTCCGCCGACCTCGTGGTCGTCGCCCCGGCCACCGCCGACATGCTCGCCAAGGCCGCCCACGGGCTGGCCGACGACCTGCTCACCAACACCCTGCTCACCGCACGCTGCCCGGTGGTGTTCGCACCCGCGATGCACACCGAGATGTGGGAGCACCCGGCCACGCAGGAGAACGTGGCCACGCTGCGCCGCCGCGGCGCCGTGGTCATCGAGCCGGCGGTCGGCCGGCTCACCGGCAAGGACACCGGCAAGGGGCGGCTGCCCGACCCCGAGGAGATCTTCGAGGTGTGCACAAGGGTCCTGGCCCGGGGGGTGGCCGAGCCCGACCTCGTCGGCCGGCACGTGGTGATCAGCGCGGGCGGTACGCGCGAGCCCCTGGACCCGGTCCGCTTCCTCGGCAACCGCTCCTCCGGCAAGCAGGGCTACGCCCTCGCCCGTACCGCGGTCGCCCGCGGGGCCCGGGTCACCCTGGTCTCCGCCAACACCGCGCTCGCCGACCCCGCCGGGGTGGACCTCGTACGGGTCGGGACGGCCCTGCAGCTGCGCGAGGCCGTGCTCAAGGCCGCCGCGGACGCCGACGCGGTGGTGATGGCCGCGGCCGTGGCCGACTTCCGGCCGGCCGAGTACGCGGGCGGAAAGATCAAGAAGAAGGACGGGCAGGAGCCCGCACCGGTCACCCTTGTACGTAATCCGGACATTCTCGCGGAGATTTCCGCCGACCGGGCCCGGGAGGGCCAGGTGGTGGTGGGTTTCGCCGCCGAGACCGACGACGTACTCGCCAACGGGCGGAGCAAGCTCCTCCGCAAGGGATGTGACCTTCTCGTCGTCAATGAGGTGGGTGAGGCGAAGACCTTCGGTTCCGAGGAGAACGAGGCGGTCATCCTGTCCTCCGACGGAAGCGAGCTCGCCGTCCCCTACGGTCCGAAGGAATCGCTCGCGGACGTCATTTGGGATCAGGTCGCCCCGCGACTCGCGGCGCGACGCGCCTGA
- the metK gene encoding methionine adenosyltransferase, which produces MSRRLFTSESVTEGHPDKIADQISDTILDALLTEDPTSRVAVETLITTGLVHIAGEVTTKAYAPIAQLVRDKILEIGYDSSKKGFDGASCGVSVSIGAQSPDIAQGVDTAYEKRVEGDEDELDKQGAGDQGLMFGYACDETPELMPLPIHIAHRLSKRLSEVRKNGTIPYLRPDGKTQVTIEYDGDKAVRLDTVVVSSQHAADIDLDSLLAPDIREFVVEHVLNQLVEDGIKLDTEGYRLLVNPTGRFEIGGPMGDAGLTGRKIIIDTYGGMARHGGGAFSGKDPSKVDRSAAYAMRWVAKNVVAAGLASRCEVQVAYAIGKAEPVGLFVETFGTHKVDVEKIENAIAQVFDLRPAAIIRDLDLLRPIYAQTAAYGHFGRELPDFTWERTDRVDALRTAAGL; this is translated from the coding sequence GTGTCCCGTCGTCTCTTCACCTCGGAGTCTGTGACCGAGGGTCACCCCGACAAGATCGCTGACCAGATCAGCGACACCATCCTCGACGCGCTCCTCACCGAGGACCCCACCTCGCGCGTCGCCGTGGAGACCCTCATCACCACCGGTCTCGTCCACATCGCGGGAGAGGTGACGACGAAGGCGTACGCGCCGATCGCGCAGCTCGTCCGCGACAAGATCCTCGAGATCGGCTACGACTCCTCGAAGAAGGGCTTCGACGGCGCCTCCTGCGGCGTGTCGGTGTCCATCGGCGCACAGTCCCCGGACATCGCGCAGGGCGTCGACACCGCGTACGAGAAGCGGGTCGAGGGCGACGAGGACGAGCTCGACAAGCAGGGTGCCGGCGACCAGGGCCTGATGTTCGGGTACGCCTGCGACGAGACCCCCGAGCTCATGCCGCTCCCGATCCACATCGCGCACCGCCTGTCCAAGCGGCTGTCCGAGGTTCGCAAGAACGGGACCATCCCGTACCTGCGTCCCGACGGCAAGACCCAGGTCACCATCGAGTACGACGGCGACAAGGCCGTCCGCCTCGACACGGTCGTCGTGTCCTCGCAGCACGCGGCGGACATCGACCTGGACTCGCTGCTCGCCCCGGACATCCGCGAGTTCGTCGTCGAGCACGTCCTGAACCAGCTGGTCGAGGACGGCATCAAGCTCGACACCGAGGGCTACCGCCTCCTGGTCAACCCCACCGGCCGCTTCGAGATCGGCGGCCCGATGGGCGACGCCGGCCTGACCGGCCGCAAGATCATCATCGACACCTACGGCGGCATGGCCCGTCACGGTGGCGGCGCCTTCTCGGGCAAGGACCCGTCCAAGGTCGACCGCAGCGCCGCGTACGCCATGCGCTGGGTCGCCAAGAACGTGGTCGCCGCCGGTCTGGCCTCGCGCTGCGAGGTCCAGGTCGCGTACGCGATCGGCAAGGCCGAGCCCGTCGGTCTGTTCGTCGAGACCTTCGGCACGCACAAGGTCGACGTCGAGAAGATCGAGAACGCCATCGCCCAGGTCTTCGACCTGCGTCCGGCCGCGATCATCCGCGACCTCGACCTGCTCCGCCCGATCTACGCCCAGACCGCCGCCTACGGCCACTTCGGCCGTGAGCTGCCGGACTTCACCTGGGAGCGCACCGACCGCGTGGACGCCCTGCGGACCGCTGCCGGTCTGTAG
- a CDS encoding primosomal protein N' — protein MSSTNDAGERSGPGGPPEQLALMREMVAEAKAKAPKAKPRTWRGASVAEELPVARVLVNKGVLHLDRLFDYAVPAELSESAQPGVRVRVRFGAGSHRVHGGRREGGGLIDGFVIERRAESDYNGALAALAQVVSPEVVLGPRMLALARAVADRYAGSLADVLQLALPARSARAESKPSPEPLPPPAAPRPAGWERYGAGPGFLRALAGGGTPRAVWTALPGPGWADELARAMAATLASGRGALAVVPDGRTAARVDAALTALLGEGRHALLTAESGPEKRYREWLAVSRGSVRAVVGTRAAMFAPVRDLGLVAVWDDGDSSHSDDRAPFPHVREVLELRAVTDGCGFLVGSTSCTVEAAQLVESGWARPLVADRDTVRTCAPRIRTVGDELLARDGAARAARLPSLAWETVREGLKTGPVLVQVPRRGYVPRLACERCRTPARCTVCAGPLEAPDARDLHCGWCGRAEPAWHCEECGSFRLRAQVVGARRTAEELGRAFPAVPVRTSGRDHILDEVPDRPALVVSTPGAEPVAAGAGYAAALLLDGWAMLSRPDLRASEDALRRWIAAASLVRGDGQVVVVAEPTLRPVQALVRWDPVGHAVRELAERAQLGFPPVSRMAAVAAGSAEAVSAFLAGAGLPVDAEILGPVPLPGRRGEASAGERALVRVPPGSGAALAAALKSAQAARLARGVPVSEAVRIRIDPLDIG, from the coding sequence GTGAGCAGCACCAATGACGCGGGGGAGCGGAGCGGGCCGGGCGGTCCGCCGGAGCAGCTCGCGCTGATGCGGGAGATGGTTGCCGAGGCGAAGGCCAAGGCGCCCAAGGCCAAGCCGCGGACCTGGCGGGGGGCTTCCGTCGCCGAGGAACTGCCCGTGGCCCGGGTCCTCGTGAACAAGGGCGTGCTCCACCTCGACCGGCTCTTCGACTACGCGGTCCCCGCCGAGCTCTCCGAGTCCGCCCAGCCCGGCGTCCGCGTCCGGGTCCGCTTCGGCGCGGGCTCCCACCGGGTCCACGGCGGCCGCCGCGAGGGCGGCGGGCTCATCGACGGCTTCGTCATCGAGCGCCGCGCCGAGTCCGACTACAACGGAGCCCTCGCGGCCCTCGCCCAGGTCGTCTCGCCCGAGGTCGTGCTCGGCCCCCGGATGCTCGCCCTCGCCCGCGCCGTCGCCGACCGGTACGCCGGCAGCCTCGCCGACGTGCTCCAGCTCGCCCTGCCCGCGCGCAGCGCCCGCGCCGAGTCCAAGCCGTCCCCCGAACCGCTGCCCCCGCCGGCCGCGCCCCGGCCCGCGGGCTGGGAGCGGTACGGAGCCGGCCCCGGCTTCCTGCGGGCCCTGGCGGGCGGCGGGACCCCGCGCGCCGTGTGGACGGCCCTGCCCGGCCCCGGCTGGGCCGACGAGCTGGCCCGCGCCATGGCCGCCACCCTCGCCTCCGGGCGCGGCGCCCTCGCGGTGGTCCCCGACGGGCGCACCGCGGCCCGCGTCGACGCGGCGCTCACCGCCCTGCTCGGCGAGGGGCGCCACGCGCTGCTGACCGCCGAGTCGGGACCGGAGAAGCGCTACCGCGAGTGGCTGGCCGTCAGCCGGGGCTCGGTGCGCGCCGTGGTCGGCACCCGGGCCGCGATGTTCGCTCCCGTACGGGACCTCGGGCTCGTCGCGGTCTGGGACGACGGCGACTCCAGCCACAGCGACGACCGCGCCCCCTTCCCGCACGTGCGGGAGGTGCTGGAACTGCGCGCGGTCACCGACGGCTGCGGCTTCCTGGTGGGCAGCACCAGCTGCACGGTGGAGGCCGCACAGCTCGTCGAGTCCGGCTGGGCCCGGCCGCTGGTCGCCGACCGCGACACGGTGCGCACGTGCGCGCCCCGGATCCGGACCGTCGGAGACGAGCTGCTGGCCCGGGACGGGGCCGCGCGGGCCGCCCGGCTGCCCAGCCTGGCGTGGGAGACCGTACGGGAGGGGCTGAAGACCGGGCCCGTGCTCGTCCAGGTGCCGCGGCGCGGCTACGTGCCCCGGCTGGCTTGCGAGCGGTGCCGGACGCCCGCGCGGTGCACCGTCTGCGCGGGGCCCCTGGAGGCGCCCGACGCGCGGGACCTGCACTGCGGGTGGTGCGGGCGGGCCGAGCCGGCCTGGCACTGCGAGGAATGCGGATCGTTCCGGCTGCGGGCCCAGGTGGTGGGCGCGCGGCGGACCGCCGAGGAACTGGGGCGGGCCTTCCCGGCCGTACCCGTACGCACCTCCGGGCGCGACCACATCCTCGACGAGGTGCCGGACCGGCCCGCGCTGGTGGTGTCCACGCCGGGCGCCGAGCCGGTCGCGGCGGGCGCCGGGTACGCGGCGGCGCTGCTGCTGGACGGCTGGGCCATGCTGAGCCGGCCCGACCTGCGGGCGAGCGAGGACGCGCTGCGGCGGTGGATCGCGGCGGCCTCGCTGGTACGGGGGGACGGACAGGTGGTGGTCGTCGCCGAGCCGACGCTGCGGCCGGTCCAGGCGCTGGTGCGGTGGGATCCCGTCGGGCACGCGGTGCGGGAGCTCGCTGAGCGGGCGCAGCTCGGGTTCCCGCCGGTGTCCCGGATGGCGGCGGTCGCCGCGGGCAGCGCCGAGGCGGTCTCGGCCTTCCTGGCGGGGGCCGGGTTGCCGGTGGATGCGGAGATCCTGGGGCCGGTTCCGCTGCCCGGGCGGCGGGGGGAGGCGTCGGCGGGGGAGCGGGCGCTGGTGCGGGTCCCGCCGGGGAGCGGGGCCGCGTTGGCGGCCGCCCTCAAGTCGGCCCAGGCGGCCCGGCTGGCCCGGGGCGTCCCGGTGTCGGAAGCGGTCCGGATCCGGATCGACCCCCTGGACATCGGCTAG
- the fmt gene encoding methionyl-tRNA formyltransferase, which translates to MKLVFAGTPEVAVPALDALIASGRHEVAAVVTRPDAPAGRGRRLVASPVAERAEEAGIEVLKPVRPRDPEFQARLREIGPDCCPVVAYGALIPKGALDIPKHGWVNLHFSLLPAWRGAAPVQQSIMAGDQVTGASTFRIEEGLDTGPVFGILTEEIRPTDTSGDLLTRLAFAGSGLLVATMDGIEDGTLRAVEQPADGVSLAPKITVEDARVDWNAPAMRVDRLVRGCTPAPGAWTVFRGERLKLVSVAPVADRTDLKPGDLGAAKNNVYVGTGSHAVELLWVQPQGKKPMKAADWARGVRIAPGERLGGSDVR; encoded by the coding sequence GTGAAGCTCGTCTTCGCAGGCACCCCCGAGGTCGCCGTGCCCGCCCTGGACGCTCTGATCGCCTCCGGGCGCCACGAGGTCGCCGCCGTCGTCACCCGGCCCGACGCGCCGGCCGGCCGGGGCCGTCGCCTCGTCGCCAGCCCCGTCGCCGAGCGCGCCGAGGAAGCCGGCATCGAGGTCCTCAAGCCCGTCCGGCCGCGCGACCCCGAATTCCAGGCCCGGTTGAGGGAGATCGGCCCCGACTGCTGCCCGGTCGTCGCGTACGGGGCGCTGATCCCCAAGGGCGCCCTGGACATCCCGAAGCACGGCTGGGTCAACCTGCACTTCTCGCTGCTGCCCGCGTGGCGCGGTGCCGCCCCCGTGCAGCAGTCGATCATGGCGGGGGACCAGGTCACCGGCGCCTCCACCTTCCGGATCGAGGAGGGGCTCGACACCGGCCCGGTCTTCGGGATCCTCACCGAGGAGATTCGGCCCACCGACACCAGCGGCGACCTGCTGACCCGCCTCGCCTTCGCCGGCTCCGGGCTGCTGGTCGCCACCATGGACGGCATCGAGGACGGCACCCTGCGCGCCGTGGAGCAGCCCGCCGACGGGGTCTCGCTCGCGCCGAAGATCACCGTCGAGGACGCCCGGGTCGACTGGAACGCGCCCGCGATGCGCGTCGACCGGCTGGTGCGCGGCTGCACCCCGGCGCCGGGCGCGTGGACGGTCTTCCGCGGGGAGCGGCTCAAGCTGGTCTCGGTCGCGCCGGTCGCGGACCGGACCGACCTGAAGCCGGGCGACCTGGGCGCGGCCAAGAACAACGTCTACGTCGGCACCGGCTCGCACGCCGTGGAGCTGCTCTGGGTGCAGCCGCAGGGCAAGAAGCCGATGAAGGCCGCCGACTGGGCGCGCGGGGTGCGGATCGCTCCGGGCGAGCGGCTGGGCGGGTCCGACGTACGCTGA